A part of Xenopus tropicalis strain Nigerian chromosome 4, UCB_Xtro_10.0, whole genome shotgun sequence genomic DNA contains:
- the foxf1 gene encoding forkhead box protein F1: MTAEIQQPPSQPPAQSSPMSAATDKHGGQPSVMESANCATKTKKTNAGIRRPEKPPYSYIALIVMAIQSSPTKRLTLSEIYQFLQSRFPFFRGSYQGWKNSVRHNLSLNECFIKLPKGLGRPGKGHYWTIDPASEFMFEEGSFRRRPRGFRRKCQALKPMYSMMNGLGFNHIPETYSFQGASGTIACPPNSLSLDSGIGMMNGHLPSNVDGMGLSGHPVSHIAANGGHSYMGSCTGSSGGDYSHHDSGSPLLGGGGVMEPHSVYSSPASAWAPSASTPYIKQQPLSPCNSAANPLSSSLSSHSLDQSYLHQNSHNTASELQGIPRYHSQSPSMNDRKEFVFSFNAMASSSMHSGSGSYYHQQVGYQDIKPCVM, from the exons ATGACTGCAGAGATTCAGCagcccccctcccagccccctgCCCAGAGCAGCCCAATGTCTGCGGCCACTGACAAGCACGGAGGGCAGCCATCGGTTATGGAGTCTGCCAACTGTGCCACCAAAACCAAGAAGACCAACGCTGGCATAAGAAGGCCAGAAAAGCCGCCTTACTCGTACATTGCGCTAATAGTCATGGCCATCCAGAGCTCCCCCACCAAAAGGCTCACCCTCAGCGAGATCTACCAGTTTCTGCAGAGCCGCTTCCCATTTTTCCGAGGCTCCTACCAGGGCTGGAAAAACTCTGTCAGGCACAACCTGTCCCTAAATGAGTGCTTTATCAAACTGCCCAAGGGGCTGGGCAGACCCGGGAAGGGCCATTACTGGACCATTGACCCGGCCAGTGAGTTTATGTTTGAGGAGGGCTCCTTTAGAAGAAGACCAAGAGGCTTCAGGAGGAAATGCCAAGCTCTCAAACCCATGTATAGCATGATGAATGGCCTGGGCTTCAACCACATACCAGAGACTTACAGCTTTCAAGGGGCAAGTGGAACCATCGCTTGTCCACCCAACAGCTTGTCATTGGACAGTGGCATTGGAATGATGAACGGCCATTTGCCAAGTAATGTAGATGGAATGGGTTTAAGTGGACACCCAGTATCGCATATAGCTGCTAACGGTGGTCATTCCTACATGGGTAGCTGCACAGGCTCCTCTGGTGGGGACTACTCCCATCATGATTCCGGCTCTCCTCTCctagggggagggggggtgatggAGCCCCATTCCGTCTATTCCAGCCCCGCATCGGCTTGGGCCCCATCAGCTTCAACCCCATACATCAAACAACAGCCTCTCTCCCCTTGTAACTCTGCTGCTAACCCACTGTCCTCCAGCCTCTCCTCCCACTCTCTGGACCAGTCCTACCTGCACCAGAACAGCCACAATACAGCCTCAGAGTTACAAG GTATCCCAAGGTACCACTCCCAGTCTCCTAGTATGAACGACAGAAAAGAATTCGTTTTCTCTTTTAATGCCATGGCCTCATCATCGATGCACTCTGGCAGTGGATCTTATTACCACCAGCAAGTAGGTTACCAAGATATCAAGCCCTGCGTGATGTGA